Proteins co-encoded in one Corylus avellana chromosome ca9, CavTom2PMs-1.0 genomic window:
- the LOC132161811 gene encoding uncharacterized protein LOC132161811 isoform X1, whose translation MAVSLDDAEFWLPPEFLTDDDLAVEKNGSGKNEGNGVGSDTEAMRALFPYDFPYRFGSFGSSSDLGSPVESVVGSSETESDEEDYLAGLTRQIARSTLLDDSRNIDPVFASEKAKAWVVSGSPQSTLCAVGNGCGCRQGSSHGSPNGPSQASSPPATWDLLYAAAGEVARMRMSEDVYGFNHGRGLLGPLRKPSPVVLPVKNNPNSDVGFVPHQSLSHQQLQMQATQQFQQLRQQQMMRQQGSAAWGAQAKGTGRYQQRQTTQQMVQNRGRNSEYVGTRNSRPLGLSPSAWPPLQQAQPQPQPQPQQQQQQQQNGSGMRAVFLGTPGGKRECAGTGVFLPRRVDGPSETRRKPACSTVLVPARVVQALNLNLEEMMGAQPQLQPRLSGTLTPDGDAALRLRSNNAFPHQKRNLRPQPEINHEIRLPQEWTY comes from the exons atggctgtgagtttGGACGACGCGGAGTTTTGGCTCCCGCCTGAGTTTCTCACTGACGACGACTTAGCCGTCGAAAAGAATGGTAGCGGCAAGAATGAAGGAAATGGAGTCGGCTCGGACACCGAGGCCATGAGGGCTTTGTTCCCTTACGACTTCCCTTACCGGTTTGGGTCTTTTGGGTCTTCCTCTGATCTCGGTTCTCCGGTTGAGTCAGTGGTCGGTTCCAGCGAGACGGAGAGCGACGAGGAGGACTACCTCGCTGGATTGACACGCCAAATAGCCCGCTCAACTCTCCTTGACGATTCCAGGAACATCGACCCTGTTTTTGCTTCTGAGAAGGCCAAG GCTTGGGTTGTGTCCGGTTCGCCGCAATCGACTCTGTGCGCGGTGGGGAACGGATGCGGATGCAGACAGGGCTCGAGCCATGGAAGCCCAAACGGGCCTTCCCAGGCCTCTTCCCCACCGGCGACCTGGGATCTGCTTTACGCTGCTGCGGGGGAAGTAGCTCGGATGAGGATGAGCGAAGATGTGTACGGATTCAACCATGGCAGAGGTCTCTTGGGTCCTCTGAGAAAGCCCTCTCCAGTTGTTCTCCCTGTGAAAAACAACCCCAACTCTGATGTTGGATTTGTTCCGCACCAGTCACTCTCTCACCAGCAGTTGCAAATGCAAGCCACTCAA CAGTTTCAGCAGCTGAGACAGCAGCAGATGATGAGGCAACAGGGCTCGGCGGCTTGGGGAGCACAGGCGAAGGGGACTGGACGATACCAACAGCGCCAGACGACCCAGCAAATGGTCCAGAACCGAGGGAGGAACAGCGAGTACGTCGGAACCAGAAACAGTCGCCCTCTGGGTTTGTCCCCTTCTGCATGGCCCCCTCTGCAACAGGCTCAGCCACAACCACAGCCACAGCCacaacaacagcaacagcaacagcaaaATGGGTCTGGCATGAGAGCTGTATTTCTTGGTACTCCAGGTGGCAAAAGGGAATGCGCAGGCACTGGTGTCTTCTTGCCTCGCCGAGTCGACGGCCCATCTGAAACCCGCCGGAAGCCAG CGTGTTCAACTGTTTTAGTCCCAGCGAGAGTGGTGCAGGCACTGAACTTGAACTTGGAGGAGATGATGGGCGCTCAGCCTCAGCTTCAGCCGCGGTTAAGTGGGACGCTCACTCCGGACGGTG ATGCTGCTTTGAGGCTTAGGAGTAATAATGCCTTTCCACATCAGAAGCGCAACCTACGGCCTCAGCCTGAAATCAACCATGAGATCCGGCTACCCCAGGAGTGGACCTATTGA
- the LOC132161811 gene encoding uncharacterized protein LOC132161811 isoform X2, which yields MAVSLDDAEFWLPPEFLTDDDLAVEKNGSGKNEGNGVGSDTEAMRALFPYDFPYRFGSFGSSSDLGSPVESVVGSSETESDEEDYLAGLTRQIARSTLLDDSRNIDPVFASEKAKAWVVSGSPQSTLCAVGNGCGCRQGSSHGSPNGPSQASSPPATWDLLYAAAGEVARMRMSEDVYGFNHGRGLLGPLRKPSPVVLPVKNNPNSDVGFVPHQSLSHQQLQMQATQFQQLRQQQMMRQQGSAAWGAQAKGTGRYQQRQTTQQMVQNRGRNSEYVGTRNSRPLGLSPSAWPPLQQAQPQPQPQPQQQQQQQQNGSGMRAVFLGTPGGKRECAGTGVFLPRRVDGPSETRRKPACSTVLVPARVVQALNLNLEEMMGAQPQLQPRLSGTLTPDGDAALRLRSNNAFPHQKRNLRPQPEINHEIRLPQEWTY from the exons atggctgtgagtttGGACGACGCGGAGTTTTGGCTCCCGCCTGAGTTTCTCACTGACGACGACTTAGCCGTCGAAAAGAATGGTAGCGGCAAGAATGAAGGAAATGGAGTCGGCTCGGACACCGAGGCCATGAGGGCTTTGTTCCCTTACGACTTCCCTTACCGGTTTGGGTCTTTTGGGTCTTCCTCTGATCTCGGTTCTCCGGTTGAGTCAGTGGTCGGTTCCAGCGAGACGGAGAGCGACGAGGAGGACTACCTCGCTGGATTGACACGCCAAATAGCCCGCTCAACTCTCCTTGACGATTCCAGGAACATCGACCCTGTTTTTGCTTCTGAGAAGGCCAAG GCTTGGGTTGTGTCCGGTTCGCCGCAATCGACTCTGTGCGCGGTGGGGAACGGATGCGGATGCAGACAGGGCTCGAGCCATGGAAGCCCAAACGGGCCTTCCCAGGCCTCTTCCCCACCGGCGACCTGGGATCTGCTTTACGCTGCTGCGGGGGAAGTAGCTCGGATGAGGATGAGCGAAGATGTGTACGGATTCAACCATGGCAGAGGTCTCTTGGGTCCTCTGAGAAAGCCCTCTCCAGTTGTTCTCCCTGTGAAAAACAACCCCAACTCTGATGTTGGATTTGTTCCGCACCAGTCACTCTCTCACCAGCAGTTGCAAATGCAAGCCACTCAA TTTCAGCAGCTGAGACAGCAGCAGATGATGAGGCAACAGGGCTCGGCGGCTTGGGGAGCACAGGCGAAGGGGACTGGACGATACCAACAGCGCCAGACGACCCAGCAAATGGTCCAGAACCGAGGGAGGAACAGCGAGTACGTCGGAACCAGAAACAGTCGCCCTCTGGGTTTGTCCCCTTCTGCATGGCCCCCTCTGCAACAGGCTCAGCCACAACCACAGCCACAGCCacaacaacagcaacagcaacagcaaaATGGGTCTGGCATGAGAGCTGTATTTCTTGGTACTCCAGGTGGCAAAAGGGAATGCGCAGGCACTGGTGTCTTCTTGCCTCGCCGAGTCGACGGCCCATCTGAAACCCGCCGGAAGCCAG CGTGTTCAACTGTTTTAGTCCCAGCGAGAGTGGTGCAGGCACTGAACTTGAACTTGGAGGAGATGATGGGCGCTCAGCCTCAGCTTCAGCCGCGGTTAAGTGGGACGCTCACTCCGGACGGTG ATGCTGCTTTGAGGCTTAGGAGTAATAATGCCTTTCCACATCAGAAGCGCAACCTACGGCCTCAGCCTGAAATCAACCATGAGATCCGGCTACCCCAGGAGTGGACCTATTGA
- the LOC132192023 gene encoding peptidyl-prolyl cis-trans isomerase PASTICCINO1 gives MALDEDTAQEVAPQKKKPPTEDEKRRKKIVPGSLMKALMRPGGGDSTPSDGDQVIYHCTVRTLDGVVVESTRSESGGKGTPIRHVLGKSKMILGLLEGIPTMLKGEVAMFKMKPQLHYAEDDCPVSISNNFPKDDELHFEIEMIDFFKAKVVSDDLGVVKKVINEGQGWESPREPYEVKAWISAKKGDGKLIMSHLEGEPYFFTLGKLEVPKGLEMGIGTMTRGEKAVIYVTSQYLTQSPLIPMVDGFEEVHFEVELVHFIQVRDMLGDGRLIKRRIHDGKGEFPMDCPLHDSLLRVHYKGMLPDEENRVFYDTRVDNNGQPLEFSSGEGLVPEGFEMSVRLMLPGEIALVTCPPDYAYDKFPRPANVPEGAHVEWEIELLGFEMPKDWTGLNFKSIMDEAEKIRHTGNRLFKDGKFELAKAKYEKVLREFNHVNPQDDDEGKEFANTRNLLHLNVAACQLKMGECRKSIETCNKVLDANPAHVKALYRRGMAYMAAGDFEEARGDFKMMKKVDKSSEADATAALLKVQQKEQEVERKARKQFKGLFDKKPGEIADVSETEEDHNTGENQNNVDKDDSDTESSEESHEAAADAGRRGWFSLFGPTGRRLFSGLGLQRCSIL, from the exons ATGGCTTTGGACGAAGATACGGCGCAGGAAGTTGCACCACAGAAGAAGAAACCACCTACTGAGGATGAGAAAAG gagaaagaaaattgtGCCTGGAAGTTTGATGAAAGCTCTGATGAGGCCTGGTGGGGGTGATTCAACTCCTTCAGACGGTGATCAG gTCATATATCATTGCACCGTCCGGACGTTGGATGGAGTTGTCGTCGAATCTACTAGGTCAGAATCTGGAG GAAAAGGTACCCCGATAAGACATGTTTTGGGGAAAAGCAAGATGATATTGGGATTGCTAGAAGGAATTCCTACAATGTTGAAGGGTGAAGTAGCAATG TTCAAAATGAAACCTCAATTGCACTATGCTGAGGATGATTGTCCGGTTTCAATTTCCAATAACTTTCCAAAGGATGATGAACTTCATTTCGAGATTGAGATGATAGATTTCTTCAAAGCCAAA GTTGTTAGTGATGATTTGGGAGTTGTAAAGAAG GTAATAAATGAAGGGCAGGGTTGGGAATCACCAAGAGAACCCTATGAAGTAAAAGCTTG GATTTCAGCGAAGAAAGGTGATGGGAAATTGATTATGTCACATCTGGAGGGAGAGCCATATTTCTTTACTTTGGGAAAATTAGAG GTACCCAAAGGTCTTGAGATGGGAATTGGAACGATGACACGGGGAGAGAAGGCAGTTATATATGTCACTAGTCAGTACTTAACCCAATCCCCTTTGATCCCCATGGTAGATGGTTTTGAAGAAGTTCATTTTGAGGTGGAGCTTGTCCACTTCATTCAG GTGCGGGACATGCTTGGAGATGGCCGCCTAATAAAACGCAGGATTCATGATGGGAAAG GCGAGTTTCCAATGGATTGCCCTCTTCATGACAGTCTTCTTCGCGTTCATTACAAGGGTATGCTCCCTGATGAAGAAAATAGGGTCTTCTATGATACGAGAGTTGATAACAATGGTCAGCCTTTGGAGTTCAGTTCTGGAGAAGGGCTT GTGCCTGAGGGATTTGAAATGAGTGTTCGTCTGATGCTGCCTGGTGAGATAGCTCTTGTGACATGTCCACCTGATTATGCATATGACAAATTCCCAAG GCCAGCTAATGTACCTGAAGGTGCTCATGTTGAATGGGAAATTGAACTTCTTGGTTTTGAGATGCCAAAG GATTGGACTGGCTTGAACTTTAAAAGTATAATGGATGAAGCAGAGAAGATCAGACACACG GGTAACAGACTCTTCAAAGATGGAAAATTTGAACTTGCTAAAGCAAAGTATGAGAAG GTGCTTCGGGAGTTTAATCATGTCAATCCACAAGATGATGATGAAGGGAAGGAGTTTGCAAATACCCGA AATCTACTACATTTGAATGTGGCTGCATGCCAGCTGAAAATGGGAGAATGCAGAAAGTCCATTGAGACATGCAATAAG GTTTTAGATGCAAACCCTGCACATGTGAAGGCTCTGTATCGCCGTGGAATGGCCTACATGGCAGCTGGAGATTTTGAGGAAGCAAGGGGTGATTTCAAAATG ATGAAGAAAGTTGACAAGTCATCTGAAGCTGATGCAACAGCTGCTCTTCTAAAAGTGCAGCAGAAAGAGCAG GAAGTTGAGAGGAAGGCTCGGAAACAATTTAAAGGACTATTTGACAAGAAGCCAGGGGAAATTGCTGATGTTAGTGAGACAGAAGAAGATCATAATACAGGTGAAAACCAGAACAACGTTGATAAGGATGATTCAGATACAGAGAGTTCAGAGGAATCACACGAAGCTGCAGCAGATGCTGGACGAAGGGGTTGGTTCTCCCTGTTCGGGCCTACTGGTAGAAGACTATTTTCAGGTCTTGGACTACAAAGATGCTCCATATTATGA
- the LOC132161729 gene encoding copper transporter 6-like, translating to MSQEHYHGAGMDMEMTPPDSMSGCSTNMMMQMSFYWGKAAIVLFSGWPDQKLGMYVLSLFFVFLLALAVEVLSILPGVKPGTNPILGGLTQATVYAFRMGFAYLVMLSVMSFNLGIFIAAVAGHAVGFFIIKARALATAGREETLTSPTGITRKV from the coding sequence ATGTCTCAAGAACATTATCATGGTGCTGGCATGGACATGGAAATGACTCCTCCGGATTCCATGTCGGGTTGTAGCACGAACATGATGATGCAGATGAGTTTTTACTGGGGTAAAGCTGCCATAGTCCTATTCTCTGGGTGGCCTGACCAAAAGCTGGGCATGTACGTGCTGTCCCTTTTCTTCGTCTTTTTGCTAGCGCTCGCTGTCGAGGTCTTGTCCATCTTGCCGGGTGTGAAGCCGGGCACGAATCCGATTCTTGGCGGGTTGACTCAGGCTACCGTCTACGCTTTTCGGATGGGTTTCGCTTACTTAGTCATGCTCTCTGTCATGTCCTTCAACCTTGGAATCTTCATCGCCGCCGTGGCCGGCCACGCCGTTGGGTTCTTTATTATCAAGGCTCGGGCTCTTGCCACCGCCGGACGTGAGGAGACCTTGACCTCCCCCACCGGTATCACTCGAAAAGTTTGA